A genomic segment from Methanobrevibacter ruminantium encodes:
- a CDS encoding MFS transporter, giving the protein MKFDLETVVIAVSFITSFFAVFLSNGIIIGVPAIAQEFAMNNVIQNWVPTIFFLVVAVFTVPAGQISGKFGVKRSLLGGVLLYLLASIGAVLSFSTESFLIFRMLQGAGVAFLNVSAMAMVVQAVKPQNRGKALGFTVTGVYLATSLSPVICGVLVHNLGWRSMFYFVIPFLVLCIALMIWKITDEWKTYENDKIDTIGSILYGIGILLFIYGFTTLTTSTGLILTILGLIILVVFGAYELRQKSPVFNMNLFKNKKFTSSNIAALCSYIAVMVVTTILNYHFQYVRGWDAQMAGMILIITPIIMAIIAPNSGKLSDRTHPQKLAAIGMGIATVALLILTFLNGNTPIYLVILAMVLQGIGMGLFSSPNMNAIMSSVPPKDAPTASASQATMRTIGQTMSLGLLTLVFAWVMGTLPLATKYAGMVVQASQIICGICAVACILAVFASLVGVRSKDKFNTDRPT; this is encoded by the coding sequence ATGAAATTTGATTTAGAAACTGTAGTAATAGCGGTGTCATTCATCACTTCATTCTTTGCGGTTTTCTTATCCAATGGAATCATTATAGGTGTTCCGGCTATTGCACAAGAATTTGCAATGAATAACGTTATTCAGAATTGGGTTCCTACCATATTCTTCCTTGTGGTTGCTGTATTTACAGTTCCTGCAGGACAGATATCAGGTAAGTTTGGTGTTAAGAGGTCTCTGCTTGGTGGAGTATTGCTCTACTTATTAGCTTCAATAGGTGCGGTGCTTTCATTTTCAACAGAATCATTCCTGATTTTCCGTATGCTTCAAGGTGCAGGTGTGGCATTCTTGAATGTGTCCGCTATGGCAATGGTAGTTCAAGCTGTTAAACCTCAAAACAGAGGCAAGGCTTTAGGGTTTACTGTAACTGGTGTTTACTTGGCAACTTCATTGTCTCCTGTAATCTGCGGGGTCCTGGTGCATAACTTAGGATGGAGATCAATGTTCTACTTTGTAATTCCATTCCTAGTGCTCTGTATTGCACTTATGATTTGGAAAATTACCGATGAATGGAAAACATATGAAAACGATAAAATCGATACAATAGGTTCCATCTTATATGGAATAGGAATTTTATTGTTCATTTATGGATTCACAACTTTAACAACAAGCACTGGTCTTATCTTGACTATTCTTGGACTTATCATATTGGTTGTATTTGGAGCTTATGAGCTTAGGCAAAAATCTCCTGTATTCAATATGAACTTGTTTAAAAACAAGAAGTTCACTTCATCCAATATTGCAGCTTTATGCAGTTACATTGCAGTTATGGTAGTTACAACAATATTGAATTACCACTTCCAGTATGTAAGGGGATGGGATGCTCAAATGGCTGGTATGATCTTGATTATCACACCTATTATCATGGCAATCATAGCTCCTAATTCAGGTAAGCTTTCAGATAGGACACATCCTCAAAAGTTGGCAGCTATTGGTATGGGAATTGCAACCGTAGCGCTGTTGATTTTGACATTCTTGAATGGAAACACTCCAATCTACTTGGTCATTTTAGCTATGGTGCTTCAAGGTATCGGTATGGGTCTATTCTCAAGTCCAAACATGAATGCAATCATGAGTTCAGTTCCACCAAAAGACGCTCCAACAGCATCAGCATCTCAAGCAACCATGAGGACAATTGGTCAGACCATGAGTTTAGGTCTTCTTACCCTTGTATTCGCTTGGGTCATGGGAACCTTGCCTCTTGCAACCAAATATGCTGGAATGGTCGTTCAAGCATCTCAAATCATTTGCGGAATCTGTGCAGTTGCTTGTATCCTCGCTGTATTTGCTTCATTGGTTGGTGTAAGATCCAAAGATAAGTTCAATACAGATAGGCCAACTTAG
- a CDS encoding peptidylprolyl isomerase, which produces MKKAIIETEKGDIVLELFPNEAPGTVANFEKLANEGFYDGLTFHRVIPNFVIQGGCPIGNGTGGPGYTIKCETEGNPHKHGTGALSMAHAGKDTGGSQFFITHSPQPHLDGVHTVFGQVIEGMDVVNAIRAGDKMLKVTIQG; this is translated from the coding sequence ATGAAAAAAGCAATTATTGAAACTGAAAAAGGAGATATCGTATTGGAATTATTCCCTAATGAAGCTCCTGGAACTGTAGCAAACTTTGAAAAATTAGCTAATGAAGGATTTTATGACGGATTAACTTTCCACAGAGTAATTCCTAACTTTGTAATTCAAGGTGGATGTCCTATTGGTAACGGTACCGGAGGACCAGGATACACCATTAAATGTGAAACTGAAGGAAACCCACACAAACATGGAACTGGAGCATTATCTATGGCTCACGCAGGTAAAGACACTGGTGGAAGCCAATTCTTCATTACTCACAGTCCACAACCACACTTAGATGGTGTTCACACCGTATTCGGACAAGTTATCGAAGGTATGGATGTTGTAAATGCTATCCGTGCTGGAGACAAAATGTTAAAAGTAACCATTCAAGGTTAG
- a CDS encoding SLC13 family permease translates to MNNLKDGFLNFFKKETIFSISLILAIVSCFFVLPNKDYLNYINWETIILLFAIMIIVEILKNLSVFEILVRKLLDKVKNTRGLVLFLVFTCFFSSIFITNDVSLIIFVPFTLLALKKMERVDLIIFAVSLETIAANVGCMVLPIGAPHNIVMYTVSHIPFQSFFLLLLPYIIVSVAFLIILSFFIPSDEVSLPRFGKIEVEWEGFLKRVFIGVDYYLLLTFIALFVLIGNLQCIPFFNSLFKQWIIGNEVIFGIISSQVISNVPAAILLSGFSSNYESIIVGINIGGLGTLIASMANLISYKILAREFNDFKIRYLTVFTVLNIALLLILLAVYFLTN, encoded by the coding sequence ATGAATAATTTGAAAGACGGATTTTTAAACTTTTTTAAAAAGGAAACAATCTTCTCCATTTCTTTGATATTGGCTATTGTTTCATGCTTTTTTGTTTTACCAAATAAGGATTATTTGAATTACATCAATTGGGAAACAATCATTCTTCTTTTTGCAATAATGATTATAGTGGAGATCTTAAAGAATCTGTCTGTATTTGAGATATTGGTTCGTAAGCTATTGGATAAAGTTAAAAACACTCGTGGACTTGTTTTGTTCTTGGTTTTCACTTGCTTCTTCAGTTCCATTTTTATTACAAATGACGTTTCACTGATTATTTTTGTGCCATTTACATTATTGGCCTTAAAGAAAATGGAAAGGGTTGACTTAATAATATTTGCAGTTAGCTTAGAAACCATTGCAGCAAATGTGGGATGCATGGTTCTTCCTATTGGGGCTCCACACAATATTGTAATGTATACTGTGTCCCATATTCCATTTCAATCATTTTTCCTTCTGCTTCTGCCTTATATAATCGTATCAGTGGCCTTTTTGATTATTTTGTCATTCTTTATTCCAAGTGATGAAGTCAGTTTGCCAAGGTTTGGAAAGATTGAAGTTGAGTGGGAAGGATTCTTGAAAAGGGTGTTTATAGGTGTGGACTATTACTTGCTTTTAACATTTATTGCATTGTTTGTTTTGATAGGAAATCTGCAATGCATTCCTTTCTTCAATTCCCTATTTAAGCAATGGATTATAGGTAATGAGGTCATATTTGGTATTATTTCATCACAAGTCATTTCAAATGTTCCTGCTGCAATATTGCTCAGTGGCTTCAGTTCAAATTATGAATCCATTATTGTTGGAATCAATATCGGGGGATTAGGCACTCTCATTGCGTCAATGGCTAATCTTATTTCATATAAGATACTTGCTAGAGAGTTCAATGATTTTAAAATCAGATATTTGACAGTATTCACAGTTCTGAATATAGCTTTGCTCTTAATTTTATTAGCAGTATATTTTTTAACTAATTGA
- the dtd gene encoding D-aminoacyl-tRNA deacylase: MKLVIQRVTNASVEVEGEITGQIDEGLMVLVGFGQKDTEKEVEYLARKICKLRIFPDDEGRMNRSVQDIGGKLLLVPQFTLYGKTKKNRPSFHKALAPDEATKLFDYFVEKCSEDVPCETGVFGAFMKVSLLNNGPVTILLEKEFEE; encoded by the coding sequence ATGAAACTAGTCATTCAAAGAGTAACAAATGCCAGCGTAGAGGTTGAAGGGGAAATCACAGGCCAAATTGATGAAGGATTAATGGTTTTAGTCGGCTTTGGTCAGAAAGACACTGAAAAAGAAGTTGAATATTTAGCAAGAAAAATATGCAAACTCAGAATATTCCCTGATGATGAAGGTAGAATGAATAGGTCGGTGCAAGACATAGGCGGAAAACTTTTACTTGTTCCTCAATTTACATTATATGGAAAGACCAAAAAGAACAGGCCTTCATTCCATAAGGCATTGGCACCAGATGAAGCTACCAAATTATTTGATTACTTTGTAGAAAAATGCAGTGAAGATGTCCCATGCGAAACTGGAGTCTTTGGAGCATTCATGAAAGTAAGCCTATTGAACAATGGTCCAGTTACCATATTGCTTGAAAAAGAGTTTGAAGAATAA
- a CDS encoding MarR family winged helix-turn-helix transcriptional regulator yields the protein MESESFQGIMNSSPLVAWIHNLSKNHFKYLKSKIAEFDLGHEVRYIMMIYDNPCISQDDLVVMSGQSKGNIAKSLKKLEDDGFIKREVNPKNRRKYMLKTTSKGDELVPKVRQISKGWEKEVGITEEDWEVIERIKEIAINGMRLVEDL from the coding sequence ATGGAAAGTGAAAGCTTTCAGGGTATAATGAATAGCTCTCCTTTAGTTGCATGGATTCATAATCTATCTAAAAATCATTTTAAATACTTAAAGTCAAAGATTGCTGAATTTGATTTAGGTCACGAAGTGAGATACATCATGATGATTTATGATAACCCTTGCATTTCACAGGATGATTTGGTGGTAATGTCTGGTCAAAGCAAGGGAAACATTGCCAAATCCTTAAAGAAATTAGAGGATGATGGATTCATTAAAAGGGAAGTCAATCCGAAAAACAGAAGAAAATACATGTTAAAGACCACTTCCAAAGGTGACGAATTGGTTCCTAAGGTTAGGCAAATATCTAAGGGCTGGGAAAAGGAAGTGGGAATAACAGAAGAAGATTGGGAAGTCATTGAAAGAATTAAGGAAATAGCCATCAATGGCATGAGGTTAGTTGAGGATTTATAA
- a CDS encoding TIGR00266 family protein, translated as MEYEIRGGAFPIVICTLHEGETIKNETGAMSFMTSGMKMETNTGGGLLKGLGRALSGDSLFLNFFTAENGTQQIGFSTRSPGKIIPFKLDGTNTIIGQKNAFLAAEDSVEIEIYFKNKLGTGIFGGEGFILQKFSGEGLVFLEIDGEVIEHDLQEGETLLLDPGHLAAMEETVGYEIERVKGAKNILFGEGLFFAKIQGPGKVWIQTMPISKLAEAIIPFIPTSTG; from the coding sequence ATGGAATATGAAATACGTGGAGGAGCTTTCCCTATTGTAATATGCACATTGCATGAAGGGGAAACCATTAAAAATGAAACGGGGGCAATGTCCTTTATGACCTCTGGAATGAAAATGGAAACCAATACTGGAGGAGGCCTTTTAAAAGGACTTGGAAGAGCATTGTCTGGAGATAGCTTATTCTTAAACTTCTTTACTGCAGAGAACGGCACCCAGCAAATAGGGTTCTCAACACGCAGCCCAGGAAAAATCATACCTTTCAAATTGGATGGCACCAATACCATAATCGGTCAGAAAAATGCATTCTTGGCTGCAGAAGACTCTGTTGAAATTGAGATATACTTTAAAAACAAACTTGGAACCGGAATATTCGGTGGTGAAGGATTTATCCTTCAAAAATTCTCTGGAGAAGGATTAGTATTCTTGGAAATTGATGGTGAAGTAATTGAACATGACCTCCAAGAAGGAGAAACCTTACTTTTAGATCCGGGACATCTCGCTGCAATGGAAGAAACTGTTGGATATGAGATTGAAAGAGTCAAAGGTGCTAAAAACATATTATTCGGTGAAGGACTCTTCTTCGCTAAAATACAAGGCCCAGGAAAAGTTTGGATTCAAACCATGCCTATCAGCAAATTAGCTGAAGCAATAATCCCATTTATTCCAACAAGCACTGGATAA
- a CDS encoding succinylglutamate desuccinylase/aspartoacylase domain-containing protein: MTFKVSGKTYNRYTNASGIAYVYLNLNAGKYAINDNASGISGKNYCIVKNHYKITNYKWKSGVNVLKNKRIKANVPKSALVRNIIKLAKSGTPVIKFKGGNGKVVFITSGCHGNEIPYQVAAMRLIKYLETHYIKGTVYVMPFMNPKGTAANVRDYKGVHLNKKANKKGTTSYKTVKLIKKFKCDDYGDFHATRPGGKPGRNLVFGSYKPTKKSAAIAKYIAKNAKVKYKIYKRSGAEYPGALEDEVNLKGIPAVTCEVLSPHGKIKKGSVSKSLLMMKTLEIQ; the protein is encoded by the coding sequence GTGACTTTTAAGGTTTCTGGAAAAACATATAATCGTTACACAAATGCCAGTGGAATAGCTTATGTTTATCTTAACTTGAATGCAGGAAAATATGCAATCAATGATAATGCAAGCGGCATTTCCGGAAAAAACTACTGCATTGTAAAGAATCACTATAAAATAACCAATTACAAATGGAAATCAGGAGTTAATGTCTTAAAGAATAAAAGGATTAAGGCAAATGTTCCGAAATCTGCGCTTGTAAGGAATATAATTAAACTTGCAAAATCAGGCACTCCTGTAATAAAATTCAAGGGAGGAAACGGAAAAGTTGTATTCATTACATCAGGATGCCATGGTAATGAGATACCTTATCAAGTCGCTGCAATGAGATTGATTAAGTATTTGGAGACCCATTACATTAAAGGAACAGTTTATGTGATGCCTTTCATGAATCCTAAGGGAACTGCAGCAAATGTCAGGGATTACAAAGGAGTTCACTTGAATAAAAAGGCTAATAAGAAAGGAACCACTTCCTATAAGACAGTCAAACTAATCAAGAAGTTCAAATGTGATGATTATGGTGATTTTCATGCTACAAGACCAGGTGGAAAGCCAGGCAGGAATCTTGTTTTTGGATCATATAAGCCAACTAAAAAAAGTGCAGCAATCGCTAAATATATTGCCAAAAATGCAAAAGTCAAATACAAAATTTATAAAAGGTCGGGGGCGGAGTATCCTGGAGCTTTAGAAGACGAAGTTAATTTGAAAGGAATTCCTGCTGTAACCTGTGAAGTCCTTAGTCCTCATGGAAAGATTAAAAAAGGATCTGTTTCCAAGTCATTATTGATGATGAAAACACTTGAAATACAATAA
- a CDS encoding DNA glycosylase, giving the protein MSSFQFNSLINIKLTQESGQTSQSPWKHNSVGDTDEFNELIYLKVPLIINELTDETINLNNLPILLKLSQDRYDFNEFSYLYEFPKKVGNRQFSNIFDKNNLSNNEIKTIENEIKKELTKIYDLDFDLEKFYEFLLDDEKLAPSVDFCNGLRLFIAKDPFECIISSICSANNSIARWTKSIDKIKRNWGEKVEFDSGIFYGFPNPNQFLDFYETPIEEADADGHSYEIDCYTHNLKACGVGYRAPYMKKASQMILDEMDLNDIFNMNYDEAFDLILKMPGVGPKVADCILLYGFGFKEAFPSDVWIKRIVSHLYFDGEEISADKTRDFGIEHFGDYAGYAQLYLFHYARKSGLMEKIKK; this is encoded by the coding sequence ATGTCTAGTTTTCAATTCAATTCATTAATCAATATTAAGTTGACCCAAGAGTCAGGTCAAACTTCTCAGTCTCCATGGAAACATAATTCAGTTGGAGATACGGATGAGTTTAATGAATTAATTTACTTAAAAGTTCCTTTAATTATTAATGAACTTACTGATGAAACTATTAATTTAAATAACCTTCCAATTCTTTTAAAGCTATCACAAGATAGATACGATTTTAATGAATTTTCTTATCTATATGAGTTTCCTAAAAAAGTAGGAAATCGTCAATTTTCTAATATTTTTGATAAAAATAATTTATCAAATAATGAAATCAAAACCATCGAAAATGAAATCAAAAAGGAATTGACCAAAATCTATGACTTGGATTTTGACTTGGAAAAATTCTATGAATTCCTATTGGATGATGAGAAATTAGCTCCTTCTGTAGATTTCTGTAATGGCTTGAGATTGTTCATTGCAAAAGATCCATTTGAATGCATTATATCTTCAATATGTTCTGCAAACAATTCAATTGCACGCTGGACAAAATCAATTGATAAGATAAAGCGCAATTGGGGTGAAAAAGTTGAGTTCGATAGTGGAATTTTTTATGGATTCCCAAATCCAAATCAATTCCTGGACTTTTATGAAACTCCAATAGAGGAAGCTGATGCAGATGGGCATAGCTATGAAATAGATTGCTATACTCATAATTTAAAGGCATGTGGTGTTGGCTATAGGGCACCTTATATGAAAAAGGCAAGTCAAATGATTCTTGATGAAATGGATTTGAATGATATTTTTAATATGAATTATGATGAGGCATTTGATTTAATCTTAAAGATGCCGGGTGTAGGCCCTAAAGTTGCAGATTGCATTTTATTGTATGGATTCGGTTTCAAAGAGGCATTTCCCTCTGATGTCTGGATTAAAAGAATCGTTTCCCATTTATACTTTGATGGAGAGGAGATTTCTGCAGATAAGACAAGAGATTTTGGAATTGAGCACTTTGGAGATTATGCAGGTTATGCTCAACTCTACTTATTCCATTATGCTCGTAAGTCAGGATTAATGGAAAAAATAAAGAAATAA